The following coding sequences are from one Salvia hispanica cultivar TCC Black 2014 chromosome 3, UniMelb_Shisp_WGS_1.0, whole genome shotgun sequence window:
- the LOC125215482 gene encoding transmembrane protein 87B, with protein sequence MALASGQCRAAILKSFVFFLLISFTEASIHSYDRDPFREVGTAYLLSGGSEGVAAAQHARSYIRFENITFWRSKEAAEHNPSLAYNGGLVQAVIFEASDRDNIGGSPYGGQRSICCTPDLAKLEGCKQGEVIRTPSATDKIWPVVINVQFRGNMLSAHLKKNKEVNIKKTGMYNLFFITCDPKLKGLKVTGRTVWRNPTGFLPGRMAPLMKFYVFMSIAYAILCGIWVFQYVRHWNDVLLLQHCITSVIALGLLEMTFWYFDYAYFNSSGTRPAGITTWVVTIGAIRRTISRILILSVSMGYGVVRPTLGGLTTKVLLVGVTYFLATEMLNIAEYVGSINDIAGRVRVFFVLPVAFLDAFLISWIFTSLSRTLEQLQAKRSSVKLEIYRKFSNALAVTVIASVVWIGYEVYFKATDPFNERWQNAWIVTAFWDILAFALLCVICYLWAPSQSCQRYAYMENNEGDTDEEETESLCKETPKGSIGLVKQNSKDDETSDQEEAEEGKKE encoded by the exons ATGGCCCTCGCCAGCGGCCAATGCCGCGCCGCCATTCTCAAATCCTTCGTTTTCTTCCTGCTAATATCATTCACTGAAGCCTCGATTCACAGCTACGACCGAGATCCGTTCCGAGAAGTCGGCACCGCTTATCTCCTCTCAGGCGGCAGCGAAGGCGTCGCCGCCGCGCAGCACGCCCGCTCTTACATCAG ATTCGAGAACATAACATTCTGGAGGAGTAAAGAAGCTGCTGAGCATAATCCAAGTCTGGCGTACAACGGTGGGTTGGTACAGGCTGTTATTTTTGAAGCATCTGATCGCGATAATATTGGTGGATCTCCGTATGGTGGGCAGAGATCGATCTGTTGTACCCCTGATCTTGCCAAACTGGAAGGATGCAAACAAGGAGAAGTGATACGAACACCGTCAGCAACTGATAAGATTTGGCCAGTTGTTATAAATGTGCAGTTTAGAGGAAACATGTTATCCGCACatttgaaaaagaataaagaagtaaacataaaGAAAACCGGGATGTACAACTTATTCTTCATAACGTGTGATCCAAAGCTCAAGGGACTGAAGGTAACGGGAAGGACAGTGTGGAGAAACCCTACCGGCTTTTTACCTGGTAGGATGGCCCCTCTGATGAAGTTCTATGTATTTATGTCTATTGCTTATGCAATACTTTGTGGCATATGGGTTTTCCAGTATGTGAGACACTGGAACGATGTTTTGCTGCTGCAACACTGCATCACTTCTGTTATAGCTCTTGGGTTGTTGGAGATGACATTCTGGTACTTTGACTATGCGTACTTCAATAGCTCTGGTACAAGGCCGGCTGGAATCACAACCTGGGTCGTTACGATTGGAGCAATAAGAAGAACTATTTCACGCATCCTTATTCTTTCTGTTTCTATGGGCTACGGTGTTGTGCGTCCAACCCTTGGTGGTCTAACAACAAAGGTGCTTCTTGTTGGAGTCACCTACTTCTTGGCAACAGAAATGCTTAACATTGCTGAGTACGTAGGAAGCATAAATGACATTGCAGGGCGAGTTCGAGTGTTTTTTGTCCTCCCAGTTGCATTTTTGGATGCATTTTTGATTTCATGGATTTTCACTTCTCTTTCAAGAACATTAGAGCAATTACAG GCTAAAAGAAGCTCTGTCAAATTGGAGATATACAGAAAATTCTCAAACGCTTTAGCAGTTACTGTTATTGCTTCAGTTGTGTGGATCGGATATGAG GTTTATTTCAAAGCAACAGATCCCTTCAATGAAAGGTGGCAGAATGCTTGGATTGTCACAGCTTTCTGGGATATTCTTGCATTTGCCTTGCTCTGCGTAATCTGCTATCTTTGGGCCCCCTCGCAGAGTTGCCAAAG GTATGCATACATGGAGAATAACGAAGGAGACAcagatgaagaagaaacaGAATCGTTATGTAAAGAAACACCTAAAGGCAGTATCGGTCTAGTGAAGCAAAACAGCAAGGATGACGAAACTTCTGATCAAGAAGAGGCCGAAGAAGGTAAAAAAGAATAG
- the LOC125211676 gene encoding partner of Y14 and mago translates to MNGGGAGDAPAELHKQTLKEGERILAPTRRPDGTLRKPIRIRAGHTPQDEVPIYKSKGSMWKEEMSTMQEVPPGYEPAAEAKPKSKSAKRNERKKEKRQQAALNKDSDQDEVLSADNSKDLPEDLESTSSKMSSLSLSESASSVAPSTGSTQSSNSEDQVQDIDKKIRALKKKIRLTEAQQQKTHEADMTQEQLEKLAKLEGWQNELKLLEDKKSQL, encoded by the exons ATGAACGGTGGAGGCGCGGGCGATGCGCCGGCGGAGCTGCACAAGCAAACCCTAAAAGAAGGGGAGAGGATTTTGGCGCCCACGCGCCGCCCCGACGGAACCCTACGCAAGCCTATTCGCATACGCGCGGGCCATACGCCCCAGGATGAAGTTCCAATCTACAAATCCAAAGGCTCAATG TGGAAGGAGGAGATGTCGACGATGCAGGAGGTGCCGCCGGGATATGAGCCGGCGGCGGAAGCGAAACCTAAGTCGAAATCAGCTAAGAGGAATGAGAGGAAGAAAGAGAAGCGTCAGCAG GCTGCTCTTAACAAGGATTCAGATCAAGATGAAGTTCTGTCTGCTGATAATTCCAAGGATTTGCCAGAAGATTTGGAGTCAACTTCATCAAAGATGAGCTCGCTCTCCCTTTCTGAAAGTGCCTCGTCAGTTGCACCATCTACAGGCTCAACCCAGTCTTCGAATTCAGAAGATCAAGTTCAAGATATTGATAAGAAGATTCGAGCTCTAAAAAAGAAG ATTCGGCTGACTGAAGCCCAGCAGCAAAAAACGCACGAGGCAGACATGACACAGGAACAGTTGGAGAAGTTAGCCAAGTTAGAAGGTTGGCAGAACGAGTTGAAGCTCTTAGAAGATAAGAAATCCCAACTATGA
- the LOC125211966 gene encoding mRNA turnover protein 4 homolog — translation MPKSKRNRPVTLSKTKKKGKEHKENVLNTIRDSVDKYESAYVIAFENMRNLKFKGFKEKLKSSSRFFLGSNKVMQVALGRSASDEIRPGLHKISKLLRGDTGLFLTNLPKEEVKRIFDEYEDYDFARTGTVATEKVELNEGPLDQFTHEMEPFLRKQGMPVRLNKGVVELVSDFVVCEEGKQLSPESARILRLLEIKMATFKLHLICRWSSDDFEIYREGLEDSDIESS, via the exons ATGCCTAAATCAAAGCGCAATCGCCCAG TGACTCTGTCAAAGACAAAGAAGAAGGGAAAGGAGCATAAAGAGAACGTGTTGAATACCATACGCGATTCCGTTGACAAGTACGAGTCCGCCTATGTTATCGCTTTCGAAAACATGAGGAATCTCAAGTTTAAGGGCTTCAAAGAGAAGTTGAAGTCTTCCAGCAG attttttcTTGGCTCAAACAAAGTTATGCAAGTTGCATTAGGTAGGTCTGCTTCTGATGAGATTAGGCCTGGACTGCACAAGATTTCAAAG CTTCTTCGTGGGGATACTGGGCTCTTTTTAACTAATTTGCCAAAAGAAGAAGTGAAGAG AATATTTGATGAATATGAAGATTATGACTTTGCTAGAACTGGAACTGTTGCCACAGAAAAG GTGGAGCTCAATGAAGGTCCTCTTGATCAGTTCACACATGAAATGGAGCCTTTCTTGCGCAAGCAGGGGATGCCTGTTCGATTGAATAAAG GAGTAGTAGAGCTTGTTTCAGACTTTGTTGTATGCGAAGAAGGAAAACAATTATCACCCGAGTCAGCCAGGATACTG CGCCTCTTGGAAATTAAGATGGCCACTTTTAAACTCCACTTAATATGTCGTTGGAGTTCCGATGATTTTGAGATTTATAGAGAAGGTTTGGAAGATTCAGACATTGAATCCTCGTAG